In Acidobacteriota bacterium, the following proteins share a genomic window:
- a CDS encoding LptE family protein — protein MRDGAGWWMRSVLGGVLLALLSSCGYSLVGRGVNIPEHIEAVYLEALVNRTQRSQVEQFLTRAIADELTTRRRFDLVARAEDSDALLQGSVEQFAVTPITFDPEGLATEYEISITVKVAFTERETEEELWKNERYLFRENYAVDDSSTDYFDRENDAIEEAAEAFAETMVSDLLEGF, from the coding sequence ATGCGTGATGGAGCCGGCTGGTGGATGCGGAGCGTTCTCGGAGGGGTCCTTCTCGCCTTGTTGTCGTCCTGCGGCTATTCCCTGGTCGGCCGGGGCGTCAACATTCCAGAACACATCGAGGCGGTCTATCTGGAAGCTCTGGTCAACCGCACCCAGCGCTCCCAGGTCGAGCAGTTCCTGACCCGCGCCATCGCCGATGAGCTGACCACCCGTCGACGCTTCGACCTGGTGGCACGCGCTGAGGATTCAGACGCCCTTCTGCAGGGCTCGGTGGAGCAGTTCGCGGTCACCCCGATCACCTTCGATCCCGAAGGCCTCGCGACCGAGTACGAGATCTCGATCACCGTCAAGGTGGCCTTCACGGAGCGTGAGACGGAAGAGGAGCTGTGGAAGAACGAGCGCTACCTCTTCCGCGAGAACTACGCCGTCGACGATTCCTCGACGGACTACTTCGATCGCGAGAACGACGCCATCGAGGAGGCGGCGGAAGCCTTTGCCGAAACCATGGTGAGCGACCTGCTCGAAGGCTTCTAG
- the nusB gene encoding transcription antitermination factor NusB: protein MSDPGSASPLATESSSRPLGKRRAAREIALRMLYQRDLGRSNLPQIFASFDLGEFVADSGGRRRNPQAALEFAKILVQGTVDHLAEIDGSIEGQAENWRLERMPVVDRNVLRLAVYEMRYQKETPKLVVVDEAIELAKKYGSDQSGRFVNGLLDGLMKGKATDA from the coding sequence GTGAGCGATCCGGGCAGCGCCTCGCCGCTGGCGACGGAGAGCAGCAGCCGGCCCCTCGGGAAGCGGCGTGCCGCCCGCGAGATCGCCCTGCGGATGCTTTACCAGCGCGACCTCGGGCGGTCCAACCTGCCGCAGATCTTCGCCTCCTTCGACCTCGGCGAGTTCGTCGCCGACAGCGGTGGGCGGCGGCGCAATCCGCAGGCCGCCCTCGAGTTCGCCAAGATCCTGGTACAGGGCACCGTCGATCATCTCGCCGAGATCGACGGCTCGATCGAAGGGCAGGCCGAAAACTGGCGCCTCGAGCGCATGCCGGTGGTCGATCGCAACGTGCTGCGGCTGGCGGTCTACGAAATGCGGTACCAGAAGGAAACTCCCAAGCTCGTGGTCGTCGACGAGGCCATCGAGCTGGCCAAGAAGTACGGCTCCGATCAGTCGGGGCGATTCGTCAACGGCCTTCTCGATGGGCTGATGAAAGGAAAAGCGACCGATGCGTGA
- the ribH gene encoding 6,7-dimethyl-8-ribityllumazine synthase, whose amino-acid sequence MNDIRESVGNLDGRGQRFAIVASRFNERLVEELVRGAIDALLRHGVAASDIHLVRVPGAWEIPAALERLATTEVDGLIALGIVIRGETPHFDYVCSRVNQGCGHVADHHGIAVGFGVLTCETTAQAEARSGGKAGNKGREAALAALEMSRLLPQLGTSP is encoded by the coding sequence ATGAACGACATTCGTGAGAGCGTCGGAAATCTCGATGGAAGAGGTCAGCGATTCGCCATCGTCGCCTCGCGGTTCAACGAGCGCCTGGTCGAAGAGCTGGTCCGGGGGGCGATCGACGCCCTGCTTCGCCACGGCGTGGCGGCATCGGACATCCATCTGGTACGGGTTCCCGGTGCCTGGGAGATTCCCGCGGCGCTGGAGCGCCTCGCGACCACGGAGGTCGATGGGCTGATCGCCCTCGGCATCGTGATTCGCGGCGAGACTCCGCACTTCGACTATGTCTGCTCGCGCGTCAATCAGGGATGTGGGCACGTCGCCGATCACCACGGGATCGCCGTCGGATTCGGAGTCTTGACCTGCGAGACGACGGCCCAGGCGGAGGCGCGGAGCGGTGGCAAAGCGGGGAACAAGGGGCGCGAAGCGGCCCTCGCCGCTCTCGAGATGAGCCGCCTGCTGCCGCAGCTCGGGACCTCACCGTGA